In Roseomonas sp. OT10, the genomic stretch GCATTGCCGTAGGAGCCCTCCTTCTCCACCCACATCGCGGTGGGCAGGACGATGTCCGCCGCCATGGCCGTGACCGTCGGGTAGGGATCGGAGCAGACGACGAGGTTCTGTGGGTTGCGGTAGCCCGGATAGGTCTCGTTGTTGGTGTTGGGCGCCGTCTGGAGGTTGTTGTTGCACATGATCCAGTAGGCGTTGAGCTTGCCGTCCTTCAGCATCCGGTCCTGCTCGACGGCGTGGTAGCCGACCTTCCCCGGCAGCAGCCCCTCGGGCAGCTTCCACAGATGCTCCGCGTGCCTGCGGTGCTCGGGGTTGGCCACCTGCATGTCGGCGGGCAGGCGGTGCGAGAAGGTCCCGACCTCGCGCGCCGTGCCGCAGGCGGAGGGCTGGCCGGTGAGCGAGAAGGGGCTGTTGCCCGGCTCGGCGATCTTACCGGTCAGCAGGTGGATGTTGTAGATCATGTGGTTCGCCCAGACGCCGCGGACGTGCTGGTTGAAGCCCATGGTCCAGAGCGACATGACCTTGGTCTTCGGGTCGGCGTAGAGCTTCGCCAGGGCTTCGAGCTGGGGCTTCGGCACGCCCGAGAGCTCGTGCGCCCGGTCCAGCGTGTAGTCGGCGACGAGGCGGACATAGGCGTCGAAATCGGCGGGCTGGGAGACCTGGGCGTCGTTCGCGTGCTGGGCGCGCTGCTCCAGCACGTTCTCGGGCCGCAGGCCGTAGCCGATATCCGTGTTGGCCATGCGGAAGTTGACGTGCCGGTCCACGAATTCCCGGTTCACCGCGCCGGTCCGGATGATGTGGTTGGCGATGTAGTTCAGGATCGCGAGGTCCGAGCCGGGCCTGAAGATGACGGCCGCGTCGGAGAGGTCGGTCGTCCGGTGCTCGTAGGTGGAGAGGGTGTGGATGCGGACGTGCTCGGCGCTGAGGCGGCGGTCCGTGACCCGGGTCCAGAGGATCGGGTGCATCTCCGCCATGTTCGAGCCCCAGAGCACGAAGGCATCGGCATTCTCGAAATCGTCGTAGCAGCCCATCGGCTCGTCCATGCCGAAGGTGCGGATGAAGGTGACGGCGGCCGAGGCCATGCAGTGGCGGGCGTTCGGGTCCAGGTTGTTGGAGCGGAAGCCGGCCCGCATCAGCTTCGAGGCGGCGTAGCCCTCCCACAGCGTCCACTGGCCGGAGCCGAACATGCCCACCGCCTCCGGCCCCTTCTCCTTCAGGACCTTCTTCCAGTGCGCGGCCATGGTGTCGAAGGCCTGGTCCCAGGAGACGGGCTGGAGCTCGCCCTCCTTGTCGAAGCGGCCGCCCCGCATCCGCATGAGGGGACGGGTCAGCCGGTCCGAGCCGTACATGATCTTCGAGAGGAAGTAGCCCTTCACGCAGTTGAGGCCGCGGTTCACCTCGGCGCGCATGTCGCCGTGGGTGGCGACGACGCGCCCGTCCTTCACCCCCACCATGACGCCGCAGCCGGTGCCGCAGAAGCGGCAGGGCGCCTTGTCCCACTTCAGCCGCAGCTCCTCGCCGAGCGGGATGTTCTGCGCCCCCGCGGGCAGGGCGACGTTGGCCGCGGCGGCCGCGGTGGCGGCGGCCAGGGCCTTCATCAGGTCACGGCGTGAGAGATCCATGTGTGTGGCCCCCGGCACTGGCTTGCCCAGGATTGGCTTTCGCGGGATCGGCTTTCCCGGCACCGGCTTCCCTGGGATGGGACGGTTCGAACTGGTGGAAGACGAGGTTGGCCGCGAGGACGCCATCGAGGCACTGGACCTGGCCCAGGCGCTCGACGATGTCGCTCTCGGTCGTTGTCTCGAGCGTGACGACGAGCCTGCCCTCCGGCACCCCGCCATGGACCTCCACGCCGTCCATGCCGCCCAGGACGGCCGCGACCCCGGCAGCGCGCTCCCTGTGGCAATGCACGACGAGGCTGGAGACGTGGAACTCGTCAGGCATCGGCAATCCCCCCGGCCGCGGGCGCCGCGACCGCGATGGCGGCGGCGGGGCAGACGGGGGCGCAATCCGCGCAGCCCGTGCAGGCCTCCGACTCCACGCGCGGGACGGCGCCGCCGCGGACGAGGGAGAAGCGGATGGCCCCGGTGGGACAGGCGTCCCGGCAGCTCATGCAGGCGACGCCGTGGAAGGCGAGGCAGGAGCGCGCGATGGCGGCCACCGGCGGGCGCGCGGCGGCCGGCGGCCGATCATCCGGGATTTGGGCGCGAGCGGATCGGCCGAGGAGGAGGCCGCGCCGGCCGAGCTGGGCGGAGGAGGCCATGGTTGCCGCCCTCACACCGGGCCCGGCGGGCCGGTGAACAGGTAGTACATCCAGACCAGGAAGCCCCAGCCCGCGACGACGCCGACGGCAATGAAGGGCCAGATCAGCACGGCGAGGATCAGAAAGACGAGGCCTTCCTGCCGCCGCCGCGACCGCGCCTTCGGATCGACCTCTGTGGCCCCGGTGCTCACCTGGCCTCCCCCTCCCGCCGTGGCACGCCCCATCGGGAGATACCCTTCGCTGCCCCGCCTCCCCGTTCGGAAGCCGGGGCGACGCGGGGCATCCTTCCCGCTGCCGGACCGGGATCGGCGTCCTCGCCCCGAAGCTCGTCCGTCCCGACACCGCCCGGCATCCACCCGACCGGGTTTCGTGGCGGATGCCGCCCCTCCGTCCCGGGCGTCGGGGACAATGCCGGCGCGGGAAGGGCCGGTCTTTGCGCCAGATCAAACAGGGCCGTCCCGAGGGGAGGAAGCAGGCTGGCCCCGGGGCCCTTCAAGGGAAGGTGATGCGTGGCCCGGCGGTCAGCCCCTCCCGGCGATGGCCCTGAGCGCCTGGCCATCGCGGATGGCGACGCGCTGCCTCCCCCCTGAGACGAGGCCGCAGCGCTCCCAGGCGCGCAGTGTCCGGCTGACGGTGTGGAGCGTGGTGCCGGCCATCTCGGCGATGTCCTGGCGGGAAAGCGGGAAGCCCACCTCCGTGCCGTCCTCCGCCGGCTGCCCGGCCTGCCCCACCAGGCGCAGCAACACCCGGGCGATGCGGCGCTCGACCGGTTCCATCGCGAACTCCCGCAGCCGCTGGAGCATCTCTTCGGTCCGGCCGCCGACCATGTCGAGGGCGTTCCGGGCCAGGCCGGGATGCTGCTTCAGGAGGCTGGCGAAGGTTTCCGCCGCCCAGGCCAGGACCTGGCTGTCCACGATCGCCGTCGCCGTGGCCGGGTAGGGGGTCCGACGGAAGACGGCGACGCAGCCGGGAACGTCCCCCGGCTCCATGACCCGGATCGTCAGGGCATCGCCGCCCGGGGTCCCATGGCTGATCTTGACCCACCCCCTTACGAGCAGATGGAGGTAGCTCGGCTCGTGGCCCTGCAGGAACATGATCTGCCCGGCACGGAAGAGGCGCGGGGTGGCCGTGGCCGCGATGGCCTCCAGGGCCTCGTCGGAGAGGTTCCTGAACAGCGGCGTTCGGCCTAGGAAGGCTGGGTCCCCCTCTCGGGCCATGGCAAGTTCCCTCCAGCAACGCTTCGTGCCGTTCGGACAGGCTTGCTCGCCGATCCGTCGGCCGCCTGATCCAAGCCGATACCCTCAACGCAGCAACCTTGCCAGTCGGGCAGTTCATGCGGCCTGTGCACGGGAAGGGCTGGAGCGACGGGTTGGGGGACCTGATCAGATGTGGCCGGCCCTGTCAGCGACGTCCGCTGAACCGTCTGGCGCCCGCGGGTTTGCGGGCGCGTCGCCGCCCCCCCTGACGACTACTCCACGGTTGCTGCGGATCGGGCGACGATCGGGCCCCAGCAGTCGAGGTCCCCACGCCAGAAGGTGCCGAACGCCTCCGGCCCGCTTGTCCCGGCGCGGATCCCGTGATGCAGGCCGAGAGGGGCGCACGGCGGGAGGCGCAGCTGCGGGCGCTGCTGGCCGAGTACGTGGACCGGGCAAGGGCGCTGCGCGAGGTGGCGCGGGAAGCGTGGGACGCGGCCGAGGCGGCGCAGTCGCGCCTGACGGACGAGCAGCAGCATCGTGGCGACAGCGGCTTGGCCGTGCTGCGGGAGCGCGCTGACGCGATGACGCTGGAAGCGGCGCAGCTGCAGCTCGACGCCTACGAGCGGTCGGTGGAGGCTGCCGCGGCGGCGACGGTGGTGGGAATGGCCCGGCGGGGGATGGCGTGGCTGCCCGCCTCGGACCGGCCGGTAGATGATGCGAACGACCCGTTCCGGGTCTCGCGCCCGGATGGGGAGCCGGCGCCGGTCAGTCGTGCAGCCCGTTCGGCGGTGTGACGGTGGCGATGACGGCGTCGGCATCGTCGAGCAGATGGTAGGTGGCCACACGGCTCGGCCCCGGCTCCGGGTCGAGCATGCCGACCTGGCCGTCGGCCAGGCAGATGAGAGGCGAGCCTCGGGACAGCGCGTCCCGGTAGGCGGCCTGGAGCACCGCCGCGGCGGTCTGGGGGCTGTCGGCTGGGATGGAGAAGTCGCAACAACTCTGGGTGGTGACTTCCTCGCGGATGCGCAGTCGAAATGTCGGTATGTGGTGCTCCTGGCTGCCGTTGCAGCCGCCAGAACGTCTCTACCAGCAATCGTCCAAATATGATATCAATGTCTCGTTAATGAATGAGACAGATCGGCTGCCAGAGGGCGGCCTGCTGCTCGGCGGCGCCGGCTGCCCTCGACGCCGCGGACAAGGAGCGGCGACTGGACCTGGGATGCGTGGCGGCGCAGGGCACCTTCGGGTGCGACGGCAGCGGGTGCTCCAGCATCATTCCTAAGGGTAAGCCAGCCACCGCTTTTCTGCTGGAGTTGATCGCCCGCCTCCAGGCCAGCGCCACGGTGCCGATGATTGATGTGCGGGCCTATGCCATGTGGCTGGCGGCGTAGCTGCCCCCGGGCAAATCCTTGCTCAGTGGCGGATCATCCAGATTGC encodes the following:
- the napA gene encoding nitrate reductase catalytic subunit NapA, with translation MDLSRRDLMKALAAATAAAAANVALPAGAQNIPLGEELRLKWDKAPCRFCGTGCGVMVGVKDGRVVATHGDMRAEVNRGLNCVKGYFLSKIMYGSDRLTRPLMRMRGGRFDKEGELQPVSWDQAFDTMAAHWKKVLKEKGPEAVGMFGSGQWTLWEGYAASKLMRAGFRSNNLDPNARHCMASAAVTFIRTFGMDEPMGCYDDFENADAFVLWGSNMAEMHPILWTRVTDRRLSAEHVRIHTLSTYEHRTTDLSDAAVIFRPGSDLAILNYIANHIIRTGAVNREFVDRHVNFRMANTDIGYGLRPENVLEQRAQHANDAQVSQPADFDAYVRLVADYTLDRAHELSGVPKPQLEALAKLYADPKTKVMSLWTMGFNQHVRGVWANHMIYNIHLLTGKIAEPGNSPFSLTGQPSACGTAREVGTFSHRLPADMQVANPEHRRHAEHLWKLPEGLLPGKVGYHAVEQDRMLKDGKLNAYWIMCNNNLQTAPNTNNETYPGYRNPQNLVVCSDPYPTVTAMAADIVLPTAMWVEKEGSYGNAERRTHFWHQLVDAPGEARSDLWQLMEFSKRFTTDEAWPAEILAKAPEYRGRSLFDVLFRNGQVDRFPLGDIAAGYENRESKELGFYVQKGLFEEYASFGRGHGHDLAPFDTYHEVRGLRWPVVEGKETRWRYREGYDPYVEKGTGLQFYGNPDKRANIMGAPYEPPAEAPDAEYDLWLVTGRVLEHWHSGSMTLRVPELYRAFPGAILFMHPEDAQKRGLHRGQEVRIASRRGEIRSRVETRGRNKVPRGVVFVPFFDASQLINKVTLDATDPISKQTDFKKCAVKVVAAAAPTGPAPASAPDPRAGVR
- a CDS encoding chaperone NapD, which translates into the protein MPDEFHVSSLVVHCHRERAAGVAAVLGGMDGVEVHGGVPEGRLVVTLETTTESDIVERLGQVQCLDGVLAANLVFHQFEPSHPREAGAGKADPAKANPGQASAGGHTHGSLTP
- a CDS encoding 4Fe-4S dicluster domain-containing protein, whose product is MASSAQLGRRGLLLGRSARAQIPDDRPPAAARPPVAAIARSCLAFHGVACMSCRDACPTGAIRFSLVRGGAVPRVESEACTGCADCAPVCPAAAIAVAAPAAGGIADA
- a CDS encoding periplasmic nitrate reductase, NapE protein; amino-acid sequence: MSTGATEVDPKARSRRRQEGLVFLILAVLIWPFIAVGVVAGWGFLVWMYYLFTGPPGPV
- a CDS encoding Crp/Fnr family transcriptional regulator, yielding MAREGDPAFLGRTPLFRNLSDEALEAIAATATPRLFRAGQIMFLQGHEPSYLHLLVRGWVKISHGTPGGDALTIRVMEPGDVPGCVAVFRRTPYPATATAIVDSQVLAWAAETFASLLKQHPGLARNALDMVGGRTEEMLQRLREFAMEPVERRIARVLLRLVGQAGQPAEDGTEVGFPLSRQDIAEMAGTTLHTVSRTLRAWERCGLVSGGRQRVAIRDGQALRAIAGRG